A stretch of the Paenibacillus dendritiformis genome encodes the following:
- a CDS encoding dihydrolipoamide acetyltransferase family protein — MAKFEYRFPELGEGLHEGEIIKMHIKPGDKVTDDDIIMEVQNDKAVVEVPCPVNGTVLEVLAKDGQVCHMGEVVAIIDAEGDIPEQAEPAEEAKEEPAAAPAAEAPKAEGTAAAPNHEVLATPSVRKLAREMGVNIGEVPPTGKNGKVTREDVEAFANGGAPAAKAEAPQAAAEAKAAPAAPAATGREAEEERVPFKGIRKAISNAMVKSAYTAPHVTIMDEVDVTELVAFRTRLKPMMEKKGTKVTYLPFIVKALVAACRQFPAMNAMIDEANNEIVYKKYYNIGIATDTDNGLIVPVINDADRRSIWMIADSIKDLAARGREGKLGPNELKGSTITITNIGSAGGMFFTPIINFPEVAILGTGRITEKPVVKNGEIVAAPVMALSLSFDHRLIDGATAQNFMNYIKQLLANPELLVMEV, encoded by the coding sequence GTGGCTAAATTTGAATATCGCTTCCCAGAGCTGGGGGAAGGGCTGCATGAAGGCGAAATTATTAAAATGCACATCAAACCGGGTGACAAAGTTACCGACGACGACATCATCATGGAAGTACAGAACGATAAAGCCGTCGTTGAAGTGCCTTGTCCGGTAAACGGTACGGTGCTGGAAGTGCTGGCGAAGGATGGCCAAGTATGCCATATGGGCGAAGTCGTGGCCATCATCGACGCAGAAGGGGATATTCCGGAACAAGCGGAGCCGGCCGAAGAGGCTAAGGAAGAACCGGCAGCAGCGCCTGCGGCGGAAGCTCCAAAAGCGGAAGGCACGGCTGCGGCGCCTAACCACGAAGTGCTGGCTACGCCAAGCGTGCGCAAGCTGGCGCGCGAAATGGGCGTCAACATCGGCGAAGTGCCTCCAACCGGCAAAAACGGCAAAGTTACGCGCGAAGATGTGGAAGCATTCGCCAATGGCGGAGCGCCAGCCGCGAAGGCGGAAGCGCCTCAAGCCGCTGCCGAAGCGAAAGCGGCGCCTGCCGCTCCAGCCGCTACCGGCCGCGAAGCCGAAGAAGAGCGCGTGCCGTTCAAGGGCATCCGCAAAGCCATCTCCAATGCGATGGTCAAATCGGCTTACACGGCGCCGCATGTTACGATCATGGACGAAGTGGACGTTACGGAGCTGGTTGCATTCCGTACCCGCTTGAAGCCAATGATGGAGAAGAAAGGCACGAAAGTAACCTACCTTCCGTTCATCGTCAAAGCGCTCGTTGCGGCTTGCCGTCAGTTCCCGGCCATGAACGCGATGATCGACGAAGCGAACAACGAGATTGTGTACAAAAAGTATTACAATATCGGTATCGCTACCGACACGGACAACGGTCTGATCGTTCCGGTTATCAATGATGCGGATCGCCGCAGCATCTGGATGATCGCCGACAGCATCAAGGATCTGGCTGCCCGCGGACGCGAAGGCAAGCTCGGCCCGAACGAATTGAAAGGCAGCACGATCACGATTACGAACATCGGATCCGCAGGCGGCATGTTCTTCACTCCAATCATCAACTTCCCGGAAGTTGCGATTTTGGGTACCGGCCGGATTACGGAAAAGCCTGTCGTGAAGAACGGCGAAATCGTGGCAGCGCCAGTCATGGCCTTGTCTCTCAGCTTCGACCACCGTCTGATCGACGGCGCAACGGCTCAAAACTTTATGAACTATATCAAGCAGCTGCTTGCTAATCCAGAGCTGCTTGTCATGGAGGTGTAA
- a CDS encoding alpha-ketoacid dehydrogenase subunit beta, whose amino-acid sequence MAQMNMKEAIRDAMRVELKRDPNVLVFGEDVGHVGGVFRATEGLQKEFGDERVFDTPLAESAIGGMAVGLGIQGFRPIAEIQFVGFIYEALDQICVQAARMRYRSGGRYNAPIVFRTPFGGGVKAAELHTDSLEGLLVQTPGIKVVVPSNPYDAKGLLISAIRDNDPVFFMEHLNLYHAYREEVPEEDYTVPLGEAKVVREGKDVTIIAYGLMVHTAMKAAAELEKEGIQAEIIDLRTLIPLDIDTIVASIKKTNRAIVVQEAQKTSGVAAEVIAQINEKAILHLEAPVLRVTGPDTVYPFAQIEDTWLPTPARIVAGVKKVLDF is encoded by the coding sequence ATGGCACAAATGAATATGAAAGAAGCAATTCGCGACGCAATGCGCGTGGAATTGAAGCGGGATCCGAACGTGTTGGTATTTGGGGAAGACGTCGGCCATGTCGGCGGCGTGTTCCGCGCTACGGAAGGTCTGCAGAAAGAGTTTGGCGACGAGCGCGTCTTCGATACGCCGCTGGCTGAATCCGCAATCGGCGGGATGGCTGTCGGCCTCGGCATCCAAGGCTTCCGTCCTATCGCGGAAATTCAGTTTGTCGGCTTCATCTATGAAGCCCTTGACCAAATTTGCGTTCAAGCCGCGCGCATGCGTTACCGTTCCGGCGGACGCTACAACGCCCCAATCGTATTCCGTACGCCGTTCGGCGGCGGGGTAAAAGCGGCTGAGCTGCATACGGACTCGCTGGAAGGCTTGCTCGTGCAGACACCGGGTATTAAAGTGGTTGTTCCTTCGAATCCATATGATGCGAAAGGATTGCTGATCTCGGCGATCCGCGACAACGATCCTGTATTCTTTATGGAACACTTGAACCTGTACCATGCTTACCGCGAAGAGGTGCCTGAAGAAGACTACACGGTTCCGCTCGGCGAAGCGAAGGTTGTTCGCGAGGGCAAGGACGTTACGATCATCGCTTACGGCTTGATGGTTCATACGGCGATGAAAGCGGCGGCCGAACTGGAGAAGGAAGGCATTCAAGCGGAAATCATCGACCTGCGTACGCTGATTCCATTGGATATCGATACAATCGTGGCTTCGATCAAGAAAACGAACCGCGCCATCGTCGTTCAAGAGGCGCAAAAAACTTCCGGCGTCGCTGCGGAAGTCATTGCGCAAATCAATGAAAAGGCGATTCTTCATCTGGAAGCGCCAGTGCTGCGCGTCACCGGTCCGGACACCGTTTATCCGTTTGCCCAAATCGAGGATACTTGGCTTCCTACACCGGCCCGCATCGTAGCCGGCGTCAAAAAAGTATTGGACTTCTAA
- the pdhA gene encoding pyruvate dehydrogenase (acetyl-transferring) E1 component subunit alpha, which translates to MSKYPFEVQTEDVQPLSVLSPEGEIVNPDLMPELTDEQLKEIMYRMVFTRTWDERAINLGRQGRLGFYAPVSGQEASMVGSVYPLEKEDFVVPAYRDMPQIVWHGLPLYQAFLYSRGHQHGGQIPEGVNVLMPQIIIGAQILHAMGIAKGFKLKKQPNVAITYTGDGGSSEGDFYEGLNFAGAYNLPVIFFVQNNGYAITTPFTKQTAAKSIAHKAVAAGIHGMQVDGMDVLAVIKAVQIAAERGRKGEGATLIESLTYRFRPHSMADDTTKYRTKDEEAEWAIKDPIVRFGKYLEKKGLWTEEDTARVKDEAKAKVNEEIKRAEKTEKMTVAGLIDSMFETTPKYLEEQKADFQ; encoded by the coding sequence ATGAGCAAGTATCCATTTGAAGTTCAGACGGAAGATGTTCAGCCATTGTCCGTCTTGTCTCCAGAAGGAGAAATCGTGAACCCGGATCTCATGCCGGAGCTTACCGACGAACAATTGAAGGAAATCATGTACCGCATGGTGTTCACGCGGACATGGGACGAGCGTGCCATCAACTTGGGCCGCCAAGGCCGCCTCGGCTTCTACGCGCCGGTATCCGGTCAAGAAGCTTCCATGGTAGGCAGCGTGTACCCGCTGGAGAAGGAAGACTTCGTCGTGCCGGCGTACCGCGACATGCCGCAAATCGTATGGCATGGATTGCCATTGTACCAAGCTTTCCTGTATTCCCGCGGACATCAGCATGGCGGACAAATTCCGGAAGGCGTCAACGTATTAATGCCGCAAATCATCATCGGCGCGCAAATCCTGCACGCGATGGGGATTGCAAAAGGCTTCAAGTTGAAAAAACAACCTAACGTAGCCATTACTTATACCGGCGACGGCGGATCTTCCGAGGGCGACTTCTATGAAGGCCTTAACTTCGCTGGCGCGTACAACCTGCCGGTTATTTTCTTCGTACAGAACAACGGTTATGCAATTACGACGCCGTTCACGAAGCAGACGGCAGCGAAATCGATCGCTCACAAAGCGGTAGCGGCGGGAATTCACGGCATGCAGGTTGACGGCATGGACGTGCTCGCGGTCATCAAAGCGGTGCAAATCGCGGCAGAACGCGGACGCAAGGGAGAAGGCGCAACGCTGATCGAGTCCTTGACATACCGTTTCCGTCCTCACTCCATGGCCGACGACACCACCAAATACCGCACGAAAGACGAAGAAGCGGAATGGGCAATCAAAGATCCGATCGTGCGCTTCGGCAAATATTTGGAGAAAAAGGGTCTGTGGACAGAAGAAGATACGGCCCGCGTGAAGGACGAAGCGAAAGCGAAAGTGAACGAAGAAATCAAGCGTGCGGAAAAAACGGAAAAAATGACGGTTGCCGGTCTGATCGACAGCATGTTCGAGACGACGCCGAAATATTTGGAAGAGCAAAAAGCCGATTTTCAATAA
- a CDS encoding alpha/beta hydrolase, whose translation MSDSSILKRTIHKHVIPSSLLSADRHVRVYLPPGYQEMLSYPVVYCQDGEDFFNFGRIATYANKLSIEEDMEPFIIVGVDVDKKIRTSEYSPDGERFESYTRAFVEEIVPFIEQHYPVRTDWTETVLAGDSLGGTVSLHLALRHPERFRQVISLSGAYYPYSQELIAQEPDLSWLHLFMIVGLQETAFKTDRGVFDFVALNRSAKQLLEGRGAHIQYSEHDGQHQWGFWQQHIPDALRFFLQ comes from the coding sequence ATGTCCGATTCATCCATTCTCAAACGAACGATCCACAAGCATGTCATTCCAAGCAGCCTGCTGAGCGCCGATCGCCATGTTCGCGTGTATCTGCCGCCAGGCTACCAGGAGATGCTGAGCTATCCGGTCGTCTACTGCCAGGATGGCGAAGACTTCTTCAACTTCGGCCGCATCGCGACCTATGCGAACAAGCTCAGTATAGAAGAGGATATGGAGCCTTTCATTATCGTCGGCGTAGACGTGGACAAAAAAATACGTACATCTGAATATTCCCCGGACGGAGAACGGTTCGAATCATATACCCGCGCGTTCGTCGAAGAGATTGTTCCCTTCATCGAGCAGCATTATCCGGTGCGGACCGATTGGACCGAGACCGTGCTGGCGGGCGACTCGCTGGGCGGAACGGTCTCCCTGCATCTGGCGCTGCGCCATCCGGAACGCTTCCGCCAAGTCATCTCGCTGTCGGGTGCATACTATCCCTATTCGCAGGAGCTGATAGCCCAAGAGCCGGACCTGTCCTGGCTGCATTTGTTCATGATCGTCGGACTGCAGGAGACCGCTTTCAAGACGGACCGGGGCGTGTTCGATTTTGTCGCTTTGAACCGGTCGGCGAAGCAGCTCCTGGAGGGCAGAGGCGCCCATATCCAGTACAGCGAGCATGACGGCCAGCATCAGTGGGGCTTCTGGCAGCAGCATATCCCGGATGCGCTCCGCTTTTTCCTTCAATAG
- a CDS encoding low molecular weight protein-tyrosine-phosphatase — protein MVNVLFVCLGNICRSPMAEALFRHEVKRAGLEHAIAVDSAGTGDWHIGQPPHQGTRAILDERRVSYEGMLGRQVRPDDFNEFTYIVCMDRSNEQNVLAWEGAEARRAQVMRFMTLLPEEQAEDVPDPYYTGNFDEVYRLIQAGCVRLLDKIVREQGLDQGRSTQK, from the coding sequence GTGGTGAACGTATTGTTCGTCTGTCTCGGCAACATTTGCCGTTCACCGATGGCAGAGGCGCTATTTCGACACGAGGTGAAGAGAGCGGGTCTGGAGCACGCGATTGCCGTCGATTCCGCAGGTACGGGAGATTGGCATATCGGCCAGCCGCCTCACCAAGGCACGCGAGCGATACTGGATGAGCGCCGCGTTTCATATGAAGGCATGCTGGGCAGACAAGTAAGACCTGATGATTTCAATGAGTTTACATATATTGTATGCATGGACAGAAGCAATGAACAGAATGTATTGGCTTGGGAAGGGGCCGAAGCAAGACGGGCGCAAGTGATGCGCTTTATGACGCTGCTCCCGGAGGAACAGGCTGAAGACGTGCCTGATCCGTACTATACCGGCAATTTTGATGAAGTATACCGGCTGATTCAGGCGGGCTGTGTCCGGCTGCTGGACAAGATCGTCCGGGAACAGGGTCTGGATCAGGGCCGATCAACGCAAAAGTAG
- a CDS encoding thiamine diphosphokinase, whose product MYIAPPVPRPRHVVICAGGIIDASLLSVCNEADVVIGADRGALTLANHGICPDVAIGDFDSVTEDERNRIRSCSKHYLDFDAIDKDYTDTELAFHTAIAWKPARITLLGATGTRLDHTLGNIHLLRVGLDQGIPCQIIDGHNIIRLTNSKLTLPRQPYPYISLLPLSMTVTGITLKGFAYPLTDATLHIGQSLAISNQFAEEEGTITIRDGYLLVICSRD is encoded by the coding sequence ATGTACATAGCTCCCCCTGTTCCCCGCCCTCGGCATGTCGTTATTTGCGCCGGCGGAATCATCGATGCCTCCCTGCTCTCCGTATGCAATGAGGCGGATGTCGTGATCGGCGCAGATCGGGGCGCATTGACTTTGGCCAATCATGGAATCTGTCCGGACGTGGCGATCGGAGATTTCGATTCCGTCACAGAGGACGAACGGAACCGGATACGAAGCTGCAGCAAACATTATTTAGATTTCGACGCAATCGACAAAGATTATACCGATACCGAACTGGCCTTCCATACGGCAATCGCGTGGAAACCCGCCCGGATTACGCTGCTGGGCGCAACCGGCACCAGACTGGATCATACGCTCGGCAATATCCATCTGCTGCGGGTCGGACTTGACCAGGGCATACCATGCCAAATTATCGATGGTCATAATATTATCCGGCTCACCAATTCCAAGTTGACTCTCCCGCGGCAGCCCTATCCTTATATATCGCTGCTCCCGCTCAGCATGACGGTCACCGGCATTACGCTCAAAGGCTTCGCTTATCCTCTGACCGATGCCACGCTGCATATCGGGCAATCGCTCGCGATAAGCAACCAATTCGCCGAGGAGGAAGGAACCATCACGATTCGGGACGGTTACCTGCTCGTCATCTGCAGCCGCGACTAG
- the chrA gene encoding chromate efflux transporter — protein sequence MSSHGRLWEVFWTALKLGLTSFGGPAAHIGYFRDTYVAKLRWVRDEQFADMNALSQLLPGPSSSQLGMAIGMKRAGWLGGIAAWAGFTLPSACLLILFAFGIGWLPEQVPGWLQGLKLVAIPVIIHALRGMAAQLAPDPLRKTIAAAAAVGVLTVPGTYSQLAIIGLSAAAGWLLLPKAPRPEAEPAESGAAPEAPLPVRFSLAMLLLFGAGCILLPWLAAALPGPATKLADMMFRTGSLVFGGGHVMLPLLAEELSGGGIMGESALLAGYGAAQAVPGPLFTFAGFVGASLAPGWPGTVYGIVALVLIFLPGYLLIAAALPFAERLRAWSGVRAALGGINAAVAGLLLAALYQPVWTTSVQGPIHFVIVLIGSLLLMAWKLPPWSVVLVSALCGAVWL from the coding sequence ATGTCAAGTCACGGACGGCTATGGGAAGTGTTTTGGACGGCGTTAAAATTAGGGCTCACCTCGTTCGGAGGTCCCGCCGCGCATATCGGTTATTTCCGGGATACGTATGTCGCCAAGCTGCGATGGGTTCGAGATGAGCAGTTCGCGGATATGAACGCGTTAAGCCAGCTTCTGCCCGGCCCTTCGAGCAGCCAATTGGGCATGGCCATAGGAATGAAGCGAGCCGGATGGCTGGGCGGGATTGCGGCCTGGGCGGGATTCACGCTGCCGTCGGCTTGTCTCTTGATATTATTCGCCTTCGGGATCGGCTGGCTGCCAGAGCAGGTTCCGGGCTGGCTGCAGGGGCTGAAGCTGGTGGCGATTCCCGTCATTATTCACGCCTTGCGCGGCATGGCGGCCCAGCTTGCGCCGGATCCGCTGCGCAAGACGATTGCGGCGGCCGCAGCCGTTGGCGTATTAACAGTACCCGGCACGTATAGCCAGCTCGCGATAATCGGGCTGTCCGCTGCCGCCGGCTGGCTGCTGCTGCCCAAGGCTCCCCGCCCAGAGGCGGAGCCCGCGGAAAGCGGGGCGGCGCCGGAAGCGCCGCTGCCGGTCCGCTTCTCGCTGGCGATGCTGCTCCTGTTCGGAGCCGGCTGCATCCTGCTTCCCTGGCTTGCGGCGGCGCTGCCCGGCCCGGCAACCAAGCTGGCGGACATGATGTTCCGCACCGGCTCGCTCGTGTTCGGTGGGGGTCATGTGATGCTCCCGCTGCTGGCGGAGGAATTGAGCGGGGGAGGCATTATGGGCGAGTCCGCCTTGCTGGCGGGATACGGAGCCGCGCAGGCCGTTCCCGGCCCGCTGTTCACCTTCGCGGGCTTCGTCGGCGCCTCGCTGGCGCCGGGATGGCCCGGTACGGTCTATGGCATCGTGGCGCTCGTCTTAATTTTCCTGCCCGGATATTTGCTTATCGCGGCGGCGCTGCCTTTTGCCGAGCGGCTGCGGGCCTGGAGCGGAGTAAGGGCCGCTCTTGGCGGGATCAATGCCGCCGTGGCCGGGCTCCTGCTGGCGGCGCTGTATCAGCCGGTATGGACGACTTCCGTACAGGGTCCGATCCACTTTGTCATTGTTCTGATCGGCTCCCTGCTGCTGATGGCATGGAAGCTCCCGCCCTGGTCGGTCGTGCTGGTCTCGGCTTTATGCGGCGCGGTCTGGCTATAA
- a CDS encoding enoyl-CoA hydratase encodes MENAARMISLSVAFILFAAALSFSHDAITSRNLLLDEADLVLDERDPNLASRLLIPETYTVGGAAVLQSIYHAIDVEIHVGSREYGRDMDRSRIDASGVRLNGLYRMKQVWRPDGSLEKVVFDPI; translated from the coding sequence ATGGAAAATGCCGCGCGCATGATATCCCTATCGGTGGCCTTTATTCTTTTCGCGGCCGCGCTCTCGTTCTCGCATGATGCGATAACCTCACGCAATCTGCTGCTGGACGAAGCGGATCTTGTTCTCGATGAGCGGGACCCGAATCTCGCATCCAGGCTGCTCATCCCTGAGACCTATACGGTCGGGGGAGCGGCCGTGCTGCAATCCATTTATCATGCGATCGATGTTGAGATTCATGTCGGTTCAAGAGAATATGGACGCGATATGGACAGGTCCCGTATTGATGCTTCCGGAGTCCGGCTGAACGGCTTGTATCGCATGAAGCAGGTATGGCGTCCGGACGGAAGCCTGGAGAAGGTGGTTTTCGATCCGATATAG
- a CDS encoding ABC transporter permease: MNNAQSALKVAAGIFLTIALITIVVLLFVSAQEATKTAQNEFSSIQTELSKASFTVYDNTTVSGSQVVNAIRKFYKQDQFGVRVITGKNKSNGNAEGTYYGSDVLDNGTFSSGKRNENLELATLESLDSYVNPSGKFKARVIVDQSNVTRGIVFEQQ, encoded by the coding sequence ATGAATAATGCTCAATCCGCGCTGAAGGTAGCGGCCGGAATCTTTTTGACCATTGCGTTGATTACGATTGTCGTATTGCTGTTCGTCAGCGCCCAGGAGGCGACAAAGACGGCGCAAAATGAGTTTTCGTCCATACAGACGGAGCTCAGCAAAGCATCATTCACGGTGTATGACAACACCACGGTAAGCGGTTCTCAGGTTGTGAATGCCATCCGTAAATTTTATAAGCAGGATCAGTTCGGCGTCCGCGTCATTACGGGGAAAAACAAATCGAATGGAAATGCGGAAGGAACCTACTACGGGTCGGATGTGCTTGACAACGGGACCTTCTCCAGCGGGAAGCGCAACGAAAATCTGGAACTCGCTACGCTGGAGTCGCTCGACAGCTACGTCAACCCGAGCGGCAAATTTAAAGCCCGCGTCATCGTGGATCAGAGCAATGTGACACGCGGCATCGTGTTCGAGCAGCAGTAG
- a CDS encoding GTPase SAR1, giving the protein MPVSTVLMALAVFSAAAGILLWRVSRRLEAGQARIFPRQSESWGSPIRSAWHHGLQRFYVIAARMPLLKGRARAIRQCLSPFYSYDEWLLRRKTAAVLLGSAATAALAAIVFLSFDQDALSWLMLLLVLSVAEGLYRDATVQRAERKLLKLGAGAFASVRQAYHRHRMVDGAIAEAAESGHPMVEPHMKRMLEMMEEQEPEAALAAYEEAAPNRYFKLFAGLSRFVVEYGDPPQRQGSSYLQGLSMLVREMQLELTMRSRLEYLLSGLQAIAVVPVLFADPLARWAKAYFPLMQQFYESKLGWVLQLAVFLTVLICHKLLLQLHWRADRTEPEARRTWERRLWTRPAVKRLAGRLMARTPPAAIRRIQRLLRKANDDMPADQFYARRWALAALTLCCGVCLLFLLQSTAASGAWNQLHRQMAALGLEMPPVPGSSAAGQPSRGALEAWKRQFLAPSSLGSERKSKQADSFFSDYADRLQGSRIQWWEVLLVLAASLAAYACPVLFLHIRIRLQHIDMRTEICQFQSLILLLRAFDRMTAEQIVAWMGRSSIYFRKPLHACLMNWESGAEEALRQLKRDAPYPDFVRFVEKIELAFDLIPLHQAFDDVEQDWLYEQEMIKQHYEKSIDAKAVWGQWFGFAPMYALVFLYLVIPLVWMSAEQMRSSFEQIRQL; this is encoded by the coding sequence TTGCCGGTTAGTACGGTGTTGATGGCGCTGGCCGTCTTCTCGGCGGCCGCCGGTATTCTGCTCTGGCGGGTCAGCCGGAGGCTTGAGGCCGGGCAAGCCCGAATCTTCCCTAGACAGAGCGAGTCTTGGGGCTCTCCTATCCGATCCGCATGGCATCACGGGCTGCAGCGCTTCTATGTCATCGCTGCAAGGATGCCGCTGTTGAAGGGGCGTGCCCGTGCAATCCGGCAATGCCTAAGCCCCTTCTATTCGTATGATGAATGGCTGCTTCGCCGGAAGACGGCCGCCGTGTTGCTCGGCAGCGCCGCGACGGCTGCGCTGGCGGCGATCGTATTCCTGTCGTTCGATCAGGATGCGCTGTCTTGGCTCATGCTTCTGCTCGTGTTGAGCGTCGCGGAAGGGCTGTATCGGGACGCGACCGTCCAGCGCGCGGAACGCAAGCTGCTGAAGCTTGGGGCCGGGGCCTTCGCCAGTGTGAGACAAGCCTATCATCGCCATCGCATGGTCGATGGGGCGATCGCCGAGGCGGCGGAGAGCGGGCACCCGATGGTAGAGCCTCATATGAAGCGAATGCTGGAGATGATGGAGGAGCAGGAGCCGGAAGCGGCTCTGGCTGCATATGAAGAGGCGGCTCCGAACCGTTACTTCAAGCTGTTCGCCGGCTTGTCGCGCTTCGTTGTCGAATACGGAGATCCGCCTCAGCGGCAAGGCTCCTCCTACCTTCAAGGCCTCTCGATGCTCGTGAGGGAGATGCAACTGGAATTGACGATGCGTTCCCGGCTGGAATATTTGCTGAGCGGGCTTCAGGCGATTGCGGTCGTGCCGGTGTTGTTCGCTGACCCGCTCGCCCGCTGGGCCAAGGCCTATTTCCCGTTAATGCAGCAATTTTATGAGAGCAAGCTCGGCTGGGTGCTTCAACTGGCGGTGTTCCTTACGGTTCTTATTTGCCACAAGCTGCTGCTTCAACTGCATTGGCGGGCAGACCGAACTGAACCCGAAGCCCGGCGGACATGGGAGCGCCGCCTCTGGACCCGCCCTGCCGTCAAGCGCCTCGCAGGCCGATTAATGGCCCGTACGCCGCCCGCGGCGATCCGCCGGATTCAGCGGCTCTTGAGAAAGGCGAACGACGACATGCCGGCGGATCAATTCTATGCCAGGCGCTGGGCCTTGGCTGCGCTCACGCTGTGCTGCGGCGTCTGCCTGCTGTTCCTGCTGCAGTCCACCGCGGCTTCCGGAGCGTGGAACCAACTGCATCGGCAGATGGCGGCGCTCGGGCTGGAGATGCCGCCTGTACCAGGAAGCAGCGCCGCCGGGCAGCCGTCGCGGGGAGCGCTTGAGGCATGGAAGCGACAATTCCTTGCTCCGTCTTCGTTAGGCAGCGAACGGAAATCCAAGCAGGCAGACAGCTTCTTTTCCGATTATGCCGATCGGCTGCAAGGGAGCCGCATTCAGTGGTGGGAGGTCCTGCTGGTCCTTGCCGCAAGTCTTGCCGCTTATGCCTGCCCGGTCCTCTTCCTTCATATCCGGATCCGGCTGCAGCATATCGACATGAGGACCGAGATATGTCAATTCCAGTCGCTGATCTTGCTGCTGAGAGCCTTCGACCGCATGACGGCTGAACAGATCGTGGCCTGGATGGGGCGAAGCTCGATTTACTTCAGGAAGCCGCTGCACGCATGCCTCATGAATTGGGAGAGCGGGGCCGAGGAGGCGCTGCGGCAGTTGAAGCGGGATGCTCCTTATCCGGACTTTGTCCGCTTCGTCGAAAAAATCGAATTGGCCTTCGATCTGATTCCGCTTCATCAAGCCTTCGATGACGTAGAGCAGGACTGGCTCTATGAGCAGGAGATGATTAAGCAGCATTATGAGAAGAGCATTGATGCCAAAGCGGTCTGGGGACAATGGTTCGGATTCGCGCCGATGTACGCGCTCGTGTTTTTATATCTGGTCATTCCGCTCGTCTGGATGAGCGCGGAGCAAATGCGCTCGTCTTTTGAACAAATCCGCCAGCTGTAG